In the genome of Vicia villosa cultivar HV-30 ecotype Madison, WI linkage group LG7, Vvil1.0, whole genome shotgun sequence, one region contains:
- the LOC131615812 gene encoding aspartic proteinase 36-like isoform X2 — protein MLRKKRRKLEAAREMLEDGEQNKSFKSKSRPHYNLNLLSISVSGQVLPIDSAIFATSNNRGTIIDSGTTLAYIAEEAYNPFINAITAAIPQSVRTVLSRGNQCYLVTTSLDMFPQVSLNFAGGASLVLGPQDYLIKQNYIGDGSVWCIGFQKIPGQDVTILGGRVKEAYGRGGRQLT, from the exons ATGCTTAGAAAGAAACGCAGAAAATTGGAAGCAGCTAGAGAGATGTTGGAGGATGGGGAGCAGAATAAATCATTCAAAAGCAAGTCAAG GCCTCATTATAATCTAAATCTGCTGAGCATCTCTGTCAGTGGCCAAGTTTTGCCAATTGATTCTGCTATTTTTGCTACATCAAACAATAGAGGTACCATTATTGATTCTGGAACAACTTTGGCATACATTGCAGAAGAGGCTTACAATCCCTTTATCAATGCG ATTACCGCTGCTATTCCACAATCTGTGCGCACTGTTCTTTCCAGAGGAAATCAGTGTTACTTAGTTACCACCAG CCTTGACATGTTTCCTCAAGTAAGTCTGAACTTTGCCGGTGGTGCGTCTCTCGTTTTAGGACCACAGGACTACCTTATAAAGCAGAACTATATT GGAGATGGATCAGTTTGGTGTATTGGCTTTCAGAAAATCCCAGGTCAAGATGTAACAATTCTAGGAG GAAGAGTTAAAGAAGCATATGGTAGAGGAGGAAGGCAGCTCACATGA
- the LOC131615812 gene encoding aspartic proteinase 36-like isoform X1: MDKENGSSQKAEDFKLKKKRKREREKNMLRKKRRKLEAAREMLEDGEQNKSFKSKSRPHYNLNLLSISVSGQVLPIDSAIFATSNNRGTIIDSGTTLAYIAEEAYNPFINAITAAIPQSVRTVLSRGNQCYLVTTSLDMFPQVSLNFAGGASLVLGPQDYLIKQNYIGDGSVWCIGFQKIPGQDVTILGGRVKEAYGRGGRQLT, translated from the exons ATGGATAAGGAAAATGGTTCTTCTCAGAAAGCTGAAGACTtcaaattgaagaaaaagaggaaacgAGAGCGAGAG AAAAATATGCTTAGAAAGAAACGCAGAAAATTGGAAGCAGCTAGAGAGATGTTGGAGGATGGGGAGCAGAATAAATCATTCAAAAGCAAGTCAAG GCCTCATTATAATCTAAATCTGCTGAGCATCTCTGTCAGTGGCCAAGTTTTGCCAATTGATTCTGCTATTTTTGCTACATCAAACAATAGAGGTACCATTATTGATTCTGGAACAACTTTGGCATACATTGCAGAAGAGGCTTACAATCCCTTTATCAATGCG ATTACCGCTGCTATTCCACAATCTGTGCGCACTGTTCTTTCCAGAGGAAATCAGTGTTACTTAGTTACCACCAG CCTTGACATGTTTCCTCAAGTAAGTCTGAACTTTGCCGGTGGTGCGTCTCTCGTTTTAGGACCACAGGACTACCTTATAAAGCAGAACTATATT GGAGATGGATCAGTTTGGTGTATTGGCTTTCAGAAAATCCCAGGTCAAGATGTAACAATTCTAGGAG GAAGAGTTAAAGAAGCATATGGTAGAGGAGGAAGGCAGCTCACATGA
- the LOC131617829 gene encoding purple acid phosphatase 18-like: MELNFILTIIISILLSATTTAEYVRPLPRNTLNIPWPWDSKSNPYSYPQQVHISLAGDKYMRITWITDDKHSPSFVEYGTLPGRYDSIAEGEFTSYNYLLYSSGKIHHTVIGPLEYGTVYFYRCGGQGPDFELKTPPAVFPITFAVAGDLGQTGWTKSTLDHIDRCKYDVYLLPGDLSYADCMQHLWDSFGRLVEPLASARPWMVTQGNHEQENILLLTDEFVSYNSRWKMPLEESGSTSNLYYSFEVTGVHVIMLGSYADYDKYSEQYRWLKEDLSKVDRKRTPWLLVLFHVPWYNSNKAHQGAGDDMMASIEPLLYAASVDLVLAGHVHAYERSKRVYNGRLDPCGAVHITIGDGGNREGLAHRYINPQPKWSEFREASFGHGELKIVNSTHAFWSWHRNDNDESVKADDIWITSLISSGCVDQNRHELELRSMLETP, from the exons atggAACTCAATTTCATTCTCACTATTATCATTTCAATTCTTCTTTCTGCAACCACAACTGCTGAATACGTTCGCCCTTTGCCTCGAAATACCTTAAACATCCCATGGCCATGGGATTCCAAATCCAACCCTTACTCTTACCCTCAACAG GTACACATTTCTTTGGCAGGAGACAAATACATGAGAATAACATGGATAACTGATGACAAACATTCACCTTCATTTGTAGAATATGGAACATTACCTGGTAGATATGATTCAATAGCTGAAGGAGAGTTCACTTCTTATAATTATCTGTTATATAGCTCAGGAAAGATACACCATACTGTAATTGGACCTTTGGAATACGGTACTGTCTATTTCTACCGATGCGGTGGACAAGGTCCTGATTTCGAACTCAAAACTCCTCCGGCGGTATTTCCGATTACTTTTGCTGTGGCTGGCGATTTGGGACAGACAGGTTGGACTAAATCAACATTAGATCACATTGATCGATGTAAATATGATGTTTATCTTCTTCCGGGTGATCTTTCGTATGCTGATTGTATGCAACATCTTTGGGACTCGTTTGGTAGGCTAGTGGAGCCGCTCGCGAGTGCGAGGCCGTGGATGGTAACACAAGGAAATCATGAACAGGAGAATATATTATTGTTAACAGATGAATTTGTATCGTATAATTCCAGATGGAAGATGCCGTTAGAGGAAAGTGGATCAACTTCAAATCTTTATTATTCTTTTGAGGTCACAGGTGTTCATGTTATCATGCTAGGGTCATATGCAGATTATGATAAGTACTCGGAACAATACCGATGGCTAAAG GAAGATCTGTCGAAGGTGGACCGGAAAAGGACACCTTGGCTGCTTGTGTTATTTCATGTGCCGTGGTATAATAGCAACAAGGCTCATCAAGGTGCTGGGGATGATATGATGGCATCCATAGAGCCATTACTTTATGCGGCTAGTGTTGATCTAGTTCTCGCTGGTCACGTTCATGCTTACGAACGTTCG AAACGTGTGTATAATGGAAGATTAGATCCCTGTGGTGCTGTTCATATAACTATCGGTGATGGCGGAAACAGAGAAGGATTAGCTCATAG ATACATAAATCCACAGCCAAAGTGGTCGGAATTCCGCGAAGCCAGTTTCGGTCATGGTGAGCTGAAGATTGTAAACTCAACTCATGCCTTCTGGAGTTGGCATAGGAACGATAATGATGAGTCAGTTAAGGCCGATGATATCTGGATAACCTCTTTGATAAGCTCAGGATGTGTTGATCAGAACAGACACGAGCTTGAGCTCAGGAGTATGCTTGAAACACCCTAA
- the LOC131615813 gene encoding uncharacterized protein At3g06530-like, protein MATSIASQLEAIRSIAHVDSAPLRRPFTRPSILFDPKEAADISVESVFTIALQGLEVLISNDERFRNYKNDLFSHRSIELDRELMGIEQNNQLNVLINSYLKLVSGFFMLPSALQTLEYLIRRHKIHVYNNEDLILCALPYHDTHAFVRVVQILDIRNGTWGFLEGVKVSGAPPPRMVIVQQCLRDKGVLEVLCNYASPSKKFQPSKNVIGFCTAVFIELLGTVVTVDDDIVKRILPFVVSGLQSGIKELSDHKASSLMIVGLLGNKAALAPKLLNSLIRSVAEVAREEAKELIDLHWFRLSLIALINLVQSQNVEILPIKALEVLKELRDLPGVLLELSKEFNIEKFLVVLLDSLIDCSSKDKYCQQALLSLIEKVPINDSVHHVVTKILSICVKLSQKVDDSISLMSAGWAKKILIIVNTKYPSELRGAVNHFLQNNKSHSKKDDSLYKILCKMLDGNLDSSSDISESKVWFALYHPKADVRRTTLHDINSSGILKNEAFVSEGLVDIQEAILRQLDDKDLTVVQAALNVDGLQNVLGASKLIERLQTVLKRCVGKLLSGSNDNVSLTGEVAVTCLKKAISYFPDHSDYLKNVAAMIFPLLLAMPQTQGLNLKALVLVNKFNWPLYQNVAVSSSEETTPVLGSLPSINLKVINNLASNFIVHPEDNIAWFVESCNDSELSKTLFFSVLLQSLLLRNPEGDGFPALFKSVFPILKAEFEYLVNADVLLDEEFNSEKLGRDCSYFCEHLSYANLRPLNAKIMVCIFWRLISALMSAESSGNQLDDSKIKDLFVFFASSKLKHAFREHLDFLAEQCSVSPARLLSKSFTDEGVPAAVQVENLQCYAFLCSLSQDKWHTELLAEFPSILVPLAGDDQTVRVASMKCIDELRALWCRIERSGKKNGNNATWFHFLGELLLLLDQQKTLILSDKKFLPSLFASTLGSSCHNILVPQNMENRFDQPTKQRILEFILGSALKFSNYGKLMILSLLKGVGYAIMHPNIAPVLSRFMEQYYDDRSKSSQKISNTRTQIMCLLLESCVMSSPSGGDDLQDPLLKTLQLDDVTSDDPAYIEPCISVLNKLNSQFYTGLQNKVKEDLFRALVFLCRSANGDIQSATKEALMRIDIDFSTVGHILDLILAPKCGIVRSADEKTKKRQKLTTDQEAESPSNDICKIDDPVYLLSSLLDVLLLKKDITNRHILLDPLFKLLSKVFSEKWVNGILSLEEGSSQPSSSPSESVNHIQQTLLIILEDIIMSLNSIAALNEKMTNEISITLLIECARTTNVLVTRNHIFSLLSAVIKVLPEKVFEHILDILPVIGESAVTQIDSHSKHVFEDLISAIVPCWLSKTDDVEKLLKVFIDIFPEIVEHRRLSIVLHLLRTLGEGKSLASLLILLFSSLVSRKASHFLNIQTPDALTFCTKEWEYKLAVQICEQFTTMTWLPSLVIILEHRGNINVDRSMFLELFLAMQFSLQKLQDPELLFKLKSGEDTVVIQTALGGLMEHVVFLLHLVDARKKQLNFPVIMRKELKETMRALVRSITMVMIPSVYFKSIMKLLHHSDKNVGKKALGLLCDAARNHEKLSVALKDNKGSRSRSSFPWLHMDESSQESLDKMCLEILQVLDDSSNTSLKVAAVSALEVLAERFPSNSSIFGVCLGSITKCITSHNLAVTSSCLRTSAALINVLGPKALAELPQIMDNVIKSFRIVPSSQDLKPKTNDVLSVSNEPHFISVLVTLEAVVDKLGGFLNPYLTNIMELLVLHPEYVSGMYPKVVSRAHGLRKLLAGKIPVRLALPPLLKLYPAAVEAGDKSLTVVFDMLATFIGTMDRSSIVAFHGKIFDFCLVALDLRRQSPRSVQNIDIVEKGVMNAMLALTLKLTESMFKPLFVKSIEWAESVVDETASAGSMDRAISFYGMVNKLAENHRSLFVPYFKFLLGSCVHHLSDGGDSNVSILSRKKKKAKIMDDGDVKETSSLSIKGWHLRTLVLSSLHKCFLYDTGSLKFLESSSFQMLVKPIVSQLVLDPPASLDDSSPSIPSVKEFDDLIVLCIGQMAVTAGSDLLWKPLNHEVLMQTRSEKTRTRILGLRIIKHFVDNLKEEYLVLLAETIPFLGELLEDVELSVKSLAQEILQEMESMSGESLRQYL, encoded by the exons ATGGCAACTTCCATAGCTTCTCAATTGGAAGCTATCAGATCCATTGCACATGTCGATTCCGCGCCTCTAAGAAGACCTTTCACTCGTCCTTCTATCTTGTTCGATCCTAAAGAAGCTGCTGATATTAGTGTTGAATCCGTTTTCACTATTGCTCTTCAAG GTTTGGAGGTTCTTATTAGCAACGATGAACGGTTTAGGAATTATAAGAATGATTTGTTCAGTCACAGAAGTATAGAGTTGGATAGAGAGTTAATGGGGATAGAACAGAATAATCAACTTAATGTTTTAATTAATTCGTATTTAAAACTTGTTTCTGGATTTTTTATGCTTCCGTCTGCACTTCAAACGCTCGAATATTTGATACGCAGACACAA GATTCATGTGTACAACAATGAGGATTTGATATTGTGCGCATTGCCGTACCACGACACGCATGCATTTGTTCGAGTAGTACAGATACTTGATATAAG GAATGGTACATGGGGATTTCTGGAGGGTGTGAAAGTCTCGGGTGCACCACCACCTAGAATGGTTATAGTGCAGCAATGCCTTCGTGATAAGGGCGTGTTAGAAGTTCTATGCAACTAC GCATCTCCATCTAAAAAGTTTCAACCTTCGAAGAATGTTATTGGCTTTTGTACTGCTGTTTTCATCGAACTTTTGGGGACTGTTGTGACGGTTGATGATGATATTGTCAAGAGAATACTTCCTTTTGTGGTCTCTGGTCTTCAGTCAGGCATTAAGGAGCTTTCAGATCACAAG GCCAGTTCATTGATGATAGTTGGCTTGCTTGGCAATAAAGCTGCATTGGCTCCTAAACTTTTGAATAGTTTGATACGTTCGGTTGCCGAGGTTGCTCGGGAGGAGGCTAAAGAGTTGATAGATCTTCATTGGTTTCGGTTGTCCCTTATTGCCTTAATCAATCTTGTCCAG tCCCAAAATGTTGAAATACTTCCCATAAAGGCCTTGGAGGTTTTAAAGGAACTAAG GGATTTGCCAGGGGTTTTATTAGAATTGTCTAAAGAGTTCAACATTGAAAAGTTTCTTGTTGTTTTATTGGACTCCCTAATTGATTGCAG TTCTAAAGATAAATACTGCCAGCAGGCTTTGCTGTCCTTGATAGAAAAGGTCCCCATAAATGATTCTGTTCATCACGTGGTCACCAAAATCCTATCAATTTGTGTGAAACTATCACAAAAAGTTGACGACTCAATATCTTTGATGTCAG CTGGATGGGCAAAAAAGATTCTGATAATTGTTAATACAAAGTATCCGTCTGAACTCCGTGGAGCAGTTAATCATTTCCTTCAG AATAACAAATCACATTCAAAGAAAGATGATTCACTGTATAAGATTTTATGTAAGATGTTGGATGGTAATTTGGATTCATCTTCTGATATCTCAGAGTCTAAAGTTTGGTTTGCCTTGTATCATCCAAAG GCTGATGTTAGACGAACTACACTGCATGATATAAATTCTTCTGGCATCTTGAAGAACGAGGCATTTGTTTCAGAG GGTCTTGTTGACATTCAAGAGGCCATTTTGAGACAGCTTGATGATAAAGATCTAACAGTTGTTCAAGCAGCTTTAAATGTCGATGGCTTGCAAAATGTACTAGGTGCTTCTAAGCTTATTGAGAGACTGCAAACTGTGCTAAAAAGATGTGTTGGCAAGCTGCTGTCTG GTTCAAACGATAATGTTAGTCTAACTGGAGAAGTTGCTGTCACCTGTTTAAAGAAAGCCATATCATATTTCCCTGATCATTCTGATTACTTGAAAAACGTTGCTGCCATGATTTTTCCATTACTCCTTGCTATGCCACAG ACACAGGGCTTGAATTTAAAAGCTCTTGTACTAGTCAACAAATTTAACTGGCCACTTTATCAGAATGTTGCTGTGTCTAGCTCTGAAGAAACG ACTCCGGTACTTGGAAGTTTACCTTCTATTAACTTGAAGGTTATCAATAACTTGGCTAGCAATTTCATTGTCCACCCTGAAGATAATATTGCCTGGTTTGTTGAAAGCTGCAATGATTCAGAATTGTCAAAGACACTCTTCTTTTCTGTTCTATTGCAGTCTCTTCTGCTGAGAAACCCAGAAG GTGATGGCTTTCCTGCACTGTTTAAAAGCGTGTTTCCTATTCTGAAGGCTGAGTTCGAATACTTAGTGAATGCTGATGTTCTTTTGGATGAGGAG TTCAATTCTGAAAAGTTAGGCCGGGACTGTAGTTATTTCTGTGAACATCTTTCGTATGCCAACCTCAGACCTTTAAATGCAAAAATTATGGTTTGCATATTTTGGAGGCTGATCTCAGCACTAATGTCAGCAGAATCTTCAGGCAATCAGCTT GATGATAGCAAGATAAAGGATCTGTTTGTATTTTTTGCTTCCTCAAAGTTAAAACATGCATTCCGTGAACACCTCGATTTCTTAGCTGAACAGTGCAGTGTATCACCTGCCCGCCTATTATCTAAGTCTTTCACAGATGAAG GTGTTCCTGCTGCAGTTCAGGTTGAAAATCTTCAGTGCTATGCATTTCTATGTAGTCTGTCACAAGATAAATGGCATACTGAACTTTTGGCTGAATTTCCTTCTATTCTTGTTCCATTGGCTGGTGATGATCAG ACTGTAAGGGTTGCTTCTATGAAATGTATTGATGAGTTGCGTGCCTTGTGGTGTCGCATTGAACGTTCTGGCAAGAAAAACG GGAACAACGCTACATGGTTCCATTTTCTGGGTGAACTTCTATTGCTGTTGGATCAGCAAAAAACACTTATATTATCAGACAAGAAGTTTCTTCCATCATTGTTCGCATCCACACTGGGTTCATCCTGTCATAATATCTTAGTACCTCAAAATATGGAAAACAG GTTTGACCAGCCCACAAAACAAAGAATACTTGAGTTCATTTTGGGTTCTGCTCTGAAATTCTCCAACTACGGGAAG TTAATGATTCTCTCCTTGCTCAAGGGAGTTGGGTATGCTATTATGCATCCTAATATTGCGCCAGTGTTGTCTCGTTTTATGGAGCAATACTATGATGACCGCAGCAAATCTAGCCAGAAAATTTCAAACACCAGAACTCAGATAATGTGCCTTTTGTTGGAG AGCTGTGTTATGTCATCTCCCTCAGGTGGAGATGATCTTCAAGATCCTTTACTGAAAACTCTGCAG TTGGATGACGTGACTTCAGATGACCCTGCCTATATAGAGCCTTGTATCTCTGTCTTGAACAAACTTAATAGTCAATTCTACACAGGGTTGCAGAATAAAGTGAAG GAGGATTTATTTCGTGCACTTGTTTTTTTGTGCCGTAGTGCTAACGGTGATATACAAAGTGCAACTAAAGAGGCTTTAATGCGCATAGAC ATAGATTTCTCAACTGTTGGCCACATACTTGATCTCATACTTGCACCAAAATGTGGCATAGTTAGGTCAGCAGACGAAAAGACAAAAAAGAGACAGAAATTGACAACAGATCAAGAAGCAGAATCTCCCTCCAATGACATATGCAAAATAGATGATCCGGTCTACCTTCTTAGTTCCCTTCTTGACGTTTTGTTACTGAAGAAAGACATAACAAACAG GCATATTCTTTTAGACCCCTTATTTAAACTTCTTAGCAAGGTATTTTCAGAAAAATGGGTAAATGGTATTCTTTCCCTTGAGGAAGGATCAAGCCAACCATCATCAAGTCCTTCTGAATCCGTAAATCATATTCAACAGACTCTATTGATTATCCTGGAGGATATAATCATGTCTCTTAACAGCATAGCTGCGCTAAat GAAAAAATGACTAATGAAATTAGCATTACTCTACTGATAGAGTGTGCCCGGACTACCAATGTTTTAGTCACGCGCAACCATATATTTTCTCTGCTTTCTGCTGTTATTAAAGTCTTACCAGAAAAAGTCTTCGAGCATATACTTGATATTCTTCCGGTTATTGGTGAATCAGCTGTTACACAG ATTGACAGTCATTCAAAGCATGTTTTTGAGGATCTCATATCTGCAATTGTTCCTTGTTGGCTGTCTAAGACAGATGATGTGGAGAAATTACTGAAG GTTTTCATagatatatttcctgaaatagtTGAGCACAGAAGGCTATCCATTGTTTTACATCTCCTACG AACTTTGGGAGAGGGTAAAAGCTTGGCCTCATTGCTTATCTTGCTGTTCTCTTCACTGGTTTCAAGGAAAGCCAGCCATTTTCTCAATATTCAGACGCCAGATGCTTTAACATTTTGTACGAAAGAGTGGGAATATAAATTAGCAGTGCAGATTTGTGAGCAGTTTACAACTATGACTTGGCTTCCATCTTTAGTTATTAtccttgaacatagaggaaataTAAATGTTGACCGGTCAATGTTTCTGGAGTTGTTTTTGGCAATgcaattttctttgcaaaaattGCAAGATCCTGAATTgctattcaaactaaaatcagggGAAGATACAGTTGTCATTCAG ACAGCACTTGGTGGGCTTATGGAACATGTTGTTTTCCTCTTGCATCTTGTAGATGCAAGAAAAAAGCAACTGAATTTCCCAGTCATTATGAGGAAAGAGTTGAAGGAAACTATGCGTGCTCTTGTGAGGAGTATAACAATGGTCATGATACCTTCGGTATATTTTAAGAGCATAATGAAGTTGCTCCACCATTCAGATAAAAATGTTGGAAAAAAG GCTCTTGGGCTGTTATGTGATGCTGCAAGAAATCACGAAAAACTCAGCGTAGCTCTTAAAGACAACAAAGGTTCAAGGTCAAGGTCAAGTTTTCCTTGGCTTCATATGGATGAAAGTTCTCAAGAGTCACTCGATAAAATGTGTTTAGAAATTCTTCAAGTACTTGATGATTCATCAAATACCTCTTTGAAAGTAGCAGCAGTTTCAGCGTTGGAAGTTCTTGCAGAAAGGTTTCCTTCGAATAGTTCCATCTTTGGTGTATGCCTTGGATCTATTACAAAATGTATTACATCTCATAACTTGGCTGTGACTTCTAGTTGCCTTAGAACATCTGCTGCGTTGATCAATGTTCTTGGTCCTAAAGCATTGGCTGAACTTCCTCAAATTATGGACAATGTGATTAAGTCCTTTCGTATTGTGCCGTCTAGTCAGGATTTGAAACCAAAAACTAATGATGTTTTATCAGTCTCAAATGAACCCCATTTTATTTCTGTTCTTGTTACTTTGGAGGCAGTTGTGGACAAGCTTGGTGGATTCCTAAATCCATATCTCACAAATATCATGGAGCTTCTGGTGCTTCATCCCGAATATGTCTCAGGAATGTATCCCAAAGTGGTATCCCGAGCTCATGGATTACGGAAGCTTCTTGCTGGAAAAATTCCA GTACGCCTTGCCTTGCCACCATTGTTAAAACTGTATCCTGCTGCCGTTGAAGCTGGGGATAAAAGCTTGACAGTTGTGTTTGATATGTTGGCAACATTTATTGGTACAATGGACAGATCATCTATCGTGGCATTCCATGGAAAGATTTTTGACTTTTGCTTGGTTGCTCTTGATCTTCGCCGTCAAAGTCCCCGTTCAGTTCAAAACATTGATATAGTGGAAAAAGGTGTGATGAATGCTATGCTTGCACTGACCCTAAAACTTACTGAGAGCATGTTCAAGCCTCTTTTTGTAAAGAGTATTGAATGGGCAGAATCTGTAGTGGATGAAACTGCGTCGGCAGGAAGCATGGATAGGGCCATATCTTTTTATGGCATGGTAAATAAGCTTGCTGAGAACCATCG GTCATTGTTTGTTCCTTACTTCAAATTCCTACTTGGTAGCTGTGTTCATCATCTCAGCGACGGCGGAGACTCTAATGTGTCTATTCTGAGTCGGAAGAAAAAGAAGGCTAAGATTATGGATGATGGTGATGTAAAAGAAACAAGTAGCTTATCTATCAAGGGATGGCATCTCAGAACACTAGTCCTGTCATCC